A region from the Tachyglossus aculeatus isolate mTacAcu1 chromosome X2, mTacAcu1.pri, whole genome shotgun sequence genome encodes:
- the LOC119949176 gene encoding probable E3 ubiquitin-protein ligase TRIML1 produces the protein MATEDLAKNLQEELTCSVCMEYFVDPVTLSCGHSFCRLCVLKSWEETQESFSCPECRGACEPGDLQINQRLGNLALIGKQLRPHLLQQNPAGEGLLCGEHQQTLKLFCQEDKLPMCVMCCHSEVHADHRVCPIDEAAEDYRERLQELLQHLWTEMTQVQKLISTEKRNSEYLEEEVQRWKQNLVSEFERMHQLLDKELELKLERLEKEAAENRKTLRQNEEKLSEQTRKLRALITDVEEKCQRGDTELLQGLKGMLSRGVFILRQWPKASSLELSVCSIPGMREMLSRYEVDMTLDPDTASPYVIISPDRKSVKFVETRQDVPDHEGRFDNCASVLGTPVFTSGRHYWEVEVGDKPEWEVAVCKESKDRKNSMQIFPGDTFSLMTFRTKRGANLWISSPLTPLSMKMPIRRLGVFLDYEAGVVSFYNVMEKCLIYTFPPTCFSGPLRPVFSPCLIHRGQDTGPLTIRPVKDHKLSH, from the exons ATGGCCACAGAGGATCTGGCCAAGAATCTCCAGGAAGAGCTGACCTGCTCCGTCTGCATGGAGTACTTCGTCGACCCCGTGACCCTCAGCTGCGGACACAGCTTCTGCCGTCTGTGTGTCCTCAAGAGCTGGGAAGAAACCCAGGAGTCCTTCTCCTGTCCGGAGTGCCGTGGGGCCTGTGAGCCCGGAGACCTGCAGATCAATCAGCGTCTGGGGAATCTGGCCCTGATTGGCAAGCAACTCAGACCCCATTTACTGCAACAGAACCCCGCAGGAGAGGGGTTATTGTGTGGGGAACATCAGCAGACCTTGAAGCTGTTCTGTCAGGAGGATAAACTTCCCATGTGTGTGATGTGTTGCCATTCTGAGGTTCATGCCGATCACCGTGTGTGTCCCATAGATGAGGCAGCGGAGGATTACAGG GAGCGGCTCCAGGAACTTCTCCAGCACCTGTGGACGGAAATGACTCAGGTTCAGAAACTCATCTCTACGGAGAAAAGGAATTCAGAGTATCTGGAG GAGGAGGTGCAAAGGTGGAAACAGAACCTGGTGTCCGAGTTTGAGAGGATGCATCAACTACTGGATAAGGAATTGGAGTTAAAGCTGGAGAGATTGGAAAAAGAAGCGGCGGAGAATCGGAAGACACTGAGGCAGAACGAGGAAAAACTGTCCGAGCAGACCCGCAAGCTGCGGGCACTGATCACAGATGTCGAGGAGAAGTGCCAGAGGGGCGACACCGAGTTGTTGCAG GGTTTGAAAGGAATGTTGAGCAG AGGTGTATTCATCCTGCGGCAATGGCCCAAGGCCTCCTCCTTGGAGCTGAGTGTATGCAGCATTCCTGGAATGAGGGAAATGCTGAGCAGATATGAAG TGGACATGACCCTGGACCCCGATACGGCCAGTCCTTACGTCATCATATCGCCGGATCGGAAGAGTGTGAAATTCGTGGAAACCCGCCAGGATGTTCCCGACCATGAAGGCAGATTTGACAATTGTGCCAGTGTCCTGGGCACCCCGGTGTTCACCTCGGGGAGGCACtactgggaggtggaggtgggagacaaGCCCGAGTGGGAGGTGGCGGTGTGTAAAGAATCGAAGGACAGGAAGAACAGCATGCAGATATTTCCCGGGGACACTTTCTCCCTGATGACCTTCCGGACCAAACGTGGGGCTAATCTCTGGATCTCCAGCCCCTTGACCCCGCTCAGTATGAAAATGCCCATCCGCCGCCTGGGGGTTTTCCTGGATTATGAAGCTGGGGTCGTCTCCTTCTACAATGTCATGGAAAAATGTCTCATCTACACCTTCCCCCCGACCTGCTTCTCTGGCCCACTCCGACCTGTCTTCTCACCTTGTCTTATACATAGAGGGCAGGACACTGGGCCGCTGACCATCCGCCCCGTGAAAGACCACAAACTCAGTCACTAG